In Chitinophagaceae bacterium, the genomic window TATACTATAATGCCTGAAAATCTTACTGCTCACCCTTGTGTCCTCTGCATATACTATATGTAAATTCTTTAGGAGCTCCACAGCCCGGTAAGTTATGTCAGCCATATTCCCTATGGGGGTGGGTATTATATAAAGCTTGCCATAACTCATTTTTTGCCTGTTTTATTTAACAGCTTTCAACTGTATTGTATAAGACTCCATAACCGGATTCGCCAGCAATTTTTTAGAAGCAGTTTCAACTACTTTTTTCGCTTCTTCTTCACTATCGGCTTCAATAGTTAAGTTAATGTTTTTGCCAATTCTAACATTGGTTATATTGTCTATCTCTAAGTTTTGCAAGCCTTTCTCTACAGCTTTACCCTGAGGATCTAATAGTTCACTTAGTGGCATGATTTTGATTTCTGCTTGGAATTTCATTTTTTATTAAAAATTTTTAGATTAAAGGATAAAATGGAAATTACTATGTAAGTTAAAATTATCATCGGTAATGCCGATAAATTAAAAAGCAAAAATAACAAAATACTTACAGCCAGTAATAAAATAGTATCAATGTTGTCCTTGATTTTATTTTTAGTGAATTTTAATGCTATTAAATTTAAATTACTAATCATCAGTAAACTCAAGACCACTATTTGAATGATTAGGATTTCTGTATTAAAAAAAACAGATTGCCAGGCTGCATCATTTTCATACCAATAAACCATACCAATTGCATACATAGCCATCGCCGGAGTTGGCAGCCCCTTGAAATGCACAGACTGACTTTCATCTATATTAAACTTAGCCAATCTCAAAGCACCAAATGCCGGCAATAAAAAAGCCAACATATTTAAGTTTAAAATCTCTCCACCTACTTCATGACCGGAGGCACTCAATAACTGAAAAAAAATAAAACCGGGAGCCAGTCCAAAAGAAATCACATCTGCCAGTGAATCCAGTTGTTTACCAATTTCAGATGCCTGATTAAATAGTCTTGCCGCAAATCCATCTAAAAAGTCAAGAACTGCTGCCGCAATTATAAAATATGTTCCAATTATGATATCATTATTTAAAATGTGATAAATAGCAATACTGCCACAAATCAAATTTAACAGTGTAATGATATTAGGTATCTTAAAAAAACTTGTCAAAACATTAATTCATTAGTTCTTCAATTTCTTCAGCTTCAATTGGAATGTCGCCCATAAGATCAACCGGACCATTTTCAGTAATTAGAATATCATTTTCCAATCGAATTCCAATTTTTTCTTCTCTCACATATATGCCGGGTTCACAGGTCAATATAGCACCTTCCTCTAAAGGCGTGTATCGGTCTCCTGTGTCATGAACATCTAAACCCATAAAGTGAGCCACACCATGCATGAAATACTGCTTATACAATGGACTTTTAGGATTTTGATTTTTTACATCATTTTTATTCAACAGCTTAACATCTATCAATGCTGATTCAATAATCTTAGCGGCTTCCTTATTATACTCATCAAGAGTCATTCCTACCCGCATTAATTTAATACACTCCTTTTGAGAATTTAAAACAGCATTATAAAGTTCTTTTTGACGCTTGGTAAACCGGCCATTAACCGGAATTGTACGGCTCATGTCAGAGGCATAGTTAGCATATTCAGCTCCATAATCCATTAAAAGTATATCACCGTCTTTACAAACCTGATTGTTCAGGGTATAATGCAAAATACAGCTGTTAATTCCTGAAGCGACTATAGTATCAAATGCGTTTCTAGAAGCACCATTTTTCAAAAAATTATATAAAATAGCAGCTTCAATTTCATATTCATTAATTCCGGGAGACACTAATTTCAAAACTTCCAAAAAGGCTTTCTTTGTAATGGAGCAGGCTTTTTTTATTAATTCAATTTCAATTTCATGTTTTGAAACCCTCAACTCCTGCAAAATCGGATAAGCTCTCATAAAATTATGAAGAGGATAAGCTTTTTTCAATTCTTCTGCCTTTCTTTGGTTTTGGTCCGGCAATGCCGACTTAAAACGATCGTGCTCATTTAAGGTCAGGTAGATATGCTCACAACGGTTAATCAGCAAAGGCAAAATGTTATTAAACTCATCCAGATAATGAACATTTTCAATCCCTGAAATGGCTCTGGCCTCTTCCGGCTCCAATGAGTTACCATCCCAAATTTTAGTTAACTCATCGGTTTTTTTAATAAAAAGATATTCCTGCACCTCACTTACCGGTGAATTCGGTATCAATATTAATATTGATTTTGCCTGATCTATGCCACTTAAATATAAGAGGTCAGTATTTTGCTTAAAAGGGAAATTTTGATCAGCTGTTTTATGTTGCTCATCATTTGAGAAAAATATGGCAATAGATTTCGGCACCATCTTTTGCATAAATAATGTACGGTTTCTTTGAAACAGATTGTTATCGATCATTTCATATTTCATAATCCAAATTTATTTTTAAGTTTCCTGAAAATATAATAAAGTTTAATGAATTGTTTTCATCCATTTAAGCCTCAAAGTTAAAATTATTGAGTAAATTTAATCTTTTTCTTAATGGATAAAAAAAAATGGAAAAAAATGATTAGATTTTATTGTTATTAACAGAATTCTTTTCTACTTTTGCAACTCCAAAAAATTAAAGTAAATATGCCAACTATACAGCAATTAGTCAGAAATGGCAGGAAAGAAATCAAGGCCGCTAGTAAATCAAGAGCATTAGATTCTTGTCCACAAAAGCGTGGAGTGTGTACACGTGTATATACAACTACGCCTAAAAAGCCTAATTCTGCGTTAAGAAAAGTAGCTAAAGTTCGTTTAACGAACAACATAGAGATAATCGCTTATATTCCGGGTGAGGGACATAATTTGCAGGAGCACTCAATAGTATTGATCAGAGGTGGAAGGGTTAAGGATTTGCCGGGTGTTAGGTATCACATAGTTCGTGGAGCTTTAGATACTTCCGGAGTAAAAGACAGAAAGCAGGGAAGATCAAAATATGGAGCTAAAAAACCGAAAGCATAAACGTTAAAATTAATTTCTTTCAATAATGAGAAAAACAAAACCAAAAAAGAGGCCACTGGCCCCGGATTCAAGATATAAAGACCCATTGGTAACAAGGTTTGTTAATAACCTGATGCAGGATGGTAAGAAAAGTATTGCATTCAATATTTTTTATGAATCTTTGGATAAGGTAGAAAAGGTGACCGGTGAAAATGGTTATGAAACCTGGAAAAAAGCATTGCATAATATTATGCCGGGAGTAGAAGTGAAAAGTAGAAGAATTGGAGGGTCAACTTTCCAAATCCCTTCTGAAGTTCGTCCTGAAAGAAAGATTGCTTTGGGAATTAAGTGGTTAATCATGTTTTCTGAGAAAAGAGGTGGCAAAAACATGTCAGATAAAATGTCTGCAGAAATTATAGCAGCTTCTAAAAATGAAGGTGCTGCAATTAAGCGTAAAGAGGATATTCACAGAATGGCAGAGGCTAATAAAGCTTTCTCTCATTTTAAAGTATAATTAGAAAAAATAGCACAATGGCAAAAAGAGATTTAAAATTTACGAGAAATATTGGGATTGCCGCGCATATTGATGCCGGAAAGACCACTACAACAGAGAGAATTCTCTATTATACTGGTTTATCTCATAAAATCGGAGAGGTTCATGATGGCGCTGCTACTATGGACTGGATGGAGCAGGAGCAGGAAAGAGGTATTACGATTACTTCTGCTGCTACAACTACATTTTGGAAGTTTCGTGATAATGAATATAAAGTAAACGTTATTGACACTCCAGGACACGTTGACTTCACAGTAGAAGTTGAGCGTTCATTACGTGTATTGGATGGGGTTGTTGCCTTGTTTTGTGCAGTAAGTGGAGTTGAGCCTCAGTCTGAAACAGTTTGGCGTCAGGCGAACAAATATAAAGTACCCAGAATTGGATTTGTGAATAAAATGGACAGATCAGGAGCTGATTTCTTTGAAGTTGTTAAGCAAATTAAAGAAATGTTAGGTGCAAACCCAATTCCAATTCAGGTTCCAATCGGTGCAGAAGAGAATTTCAGAGGAGTGGTTGACCTTATCACCAATAAAGCAATTATTTGGGATGACGAATCAATGGGTATGACTTTTACGGAAATTGAAATTCCGGAAGATTTGGCCGATACCGTTGTGGAGTACAGAGGAAAAATGATTGAGAGCATCGCAGAATACGATGATGAAATTTTAGAAAAATATTTTGAAGATCCGGAATCAATTACTCAGGATGAAGTAGAAGCAGCTCTTAGAAAAGCCACTATTGACATGAGTATTATTCCAATGATGTGTGGTTCATCTTTTAAAAACAAAGGTGTTCAGGCAATGTTGGATGCTGTTATTAAGTTTTTGCCAAGCCCGTTAGACATTGAGTCTATCATTGGTACTAACCCAAAAACAGAAGCTGAAGAAAAGAGAATGCCGGATCCGGATGAGCCTTTTGCTGCACTTGCATTTAAAATCGCTACAGATCCTTATGTAGGTAGATTAGCATATTTCAGAGCATATTCAGGAAGACTGGATGCAGGCTCGTATGTTTTAAATACCAGAACCGGTAAAAAAGAACGTATCTCACGTGTACTTCAAATGCATTCTAACAAACAAAACCCTATCGACTTCATTGAAGCCGGAGATATTGGTGCTGCTGTTGGATTTAAGGATATCAAAACAGGAGATACCCTTTGTAATGAAAAACATCCGATTGTTTTAGAAAGTATGACTTTCCCTGAACCGGTTATTGGATTGGCTATTGAAGCTAAAACTCAGGCAGATCTTGATAAGTTAGGTAATGCATTGTCAAAACTTGCTGAAGAAGATCCTACATTCAGAGTAAAATTTGATGAAGAAACAGGTCAGACCGTTATTAACGGAATGGGTGAGTTACACCTTGAGATTATTGTAGATAGATTAAAAAGAGAATTTAAAGTAGAGTGTAATCAGGGAGCCCCTCAGGTTTCTTATAAGGAAGCAATTACAACTACACTTAAACATCGTGAGATATATAAAAAGCAGTCCGGTGGTAAGGGTAAATTCGCAGATATACAAATAGAGATTGGACCGGACGAGGATAAAGAAAAATCAGGATTACAGTTTGATAATGCCATCTACGGAGGGTCAATTCCAAGAGAATTTATTCCGGCAGTAGAAAAAGGTTTCAAAGAAGCTATGAATACAGGTGTATTAGCCGGTTATCCGCTTCAGAGTTTGAAAGTTAAATTATTCGATGGTTCATTCCACGCGGTGGATTCAGATGCAGTTTCTTTTGAATTGTGTGCTAAGTCAGCTTTTAGAGAAGCTTGTAAAAATGCTAAGCCAATTTTATTAGAGCCTGTAATGAAGTTAGAAGTAATAACTCCCGAAGAATATACCGGTGATGTTGTTGGTGATTTGAACAAGAGAAGAGGACAAATGGAATCGATGGATATGAAAGGGAACGCACAAGTTATAAAAGCGAAAGTTCCTTTATCAGAAATGTTTGGATATGTAACCCAGTTGAGAACACTTTCTTCCGGAAGGGCAACCTCAACTATGGAATTTTCTCACTATGCACCGGCTCCGGAAAGTGTAATTGAAGCTGTTGTAACACAGGTAAAAGGTAAAGTAAAACAAAATTAAGATGGCGCAAAAAATCAGAATTAAGCTAAAGTCTTACGATCATAATCTGGTTGATAAATCATCAGAGAAGATTGCTAAAACTGTAAAGTCAGCAGGTGCAGTTGTTGCAGGGCCAATACCCTTGCCAACTGAAAAGAAAATATTCACTGTTTTGCGTTCACCGCACGTGAATAAAAAATCCAGAGAGCAATTTCAGCTCTGTACATACAAAAGGTTGCTGGATATTTATAGTGCAACATCCAAAACAGTAGATGCTCTAATGAAGCTTGAGCTACCAAGTGGTGTTGATGTTGAAATTAAAGTTTAATAAATTACTTAAAATTTAACCTATTATTTAGGTTGATAGAATTATAAAACGATGAAAGGTATAATTGGTAGAAAAATAGGAATGACTCAGTACTTCCGTCCGGATGGAACGCATGTCGCCTGCACTATTATAGAAGCAGGGCCTTGTAAGGTTATCCAAAAGAAAACTGTTGAAACAGACGGCTATGACAGCGTTCAAATCGGCTATGGGGTAAGGAAAGAGTCTCGTACCACTAATGCTCAGAAAGGACACTTTAAGAAGCATAATTCTGATTCCATGCAAGTAGTTAGAGAAATCAGAGATTTCGATTTGGAAAAAGAATCCGGTGATGAAATAACCATTGAGATTTTTGCAGAGGGAGATAGAGTAAGTGTAGAAGGTGTATCTAAAGGTAAAGGTTTTCAGGGAGTAGTAAAAAGACATGGTTTTGCCGGTGTCGGTATGGCTACTCACGGTCAGCACAACAGAGAAAGAGCACCCGGATCATTAGGCGCAGGCTCATATCCTTCAAGAGTATTCAAAGGAATGAGAATGGCAGGAAGAATGGGCAGTGATAAAATTACCCTGAAAAAAGTACCGGTTGAAAAGGTAATTGCTGAAAAAAATATTATTTACATAAAAGGTGCAGTACCCGGAAGAAAGGGAAGCATTGTAATGATTAAGAAAAATTAAAGTATACTTTTCAAATAGAAATTATGGAACTTGAAGTATTAAATATAGAAGGAAAAACAACCGGAAGAAAGATTAATCTTTCTGATGATGTTTTTAAAACCGTGCCAAATGATCACATTATCTATTTGGATGTAAAGAGGTATATGGCTGCTCAAAGGCAAGGTACTCATAAAACCAAAGAAAGAGGTGAGATTAGAGGTTCAACCAGAAAGATTAAAAAACAAAAGGGAACGGGTTCGGCGAGATTTGGAGATATTAAAAATCCAATTTTCAGAGGAGGAGGACGCATTTTCGGTCCAAGACCAAGAAATTATAAGATTAATTTGAATAAAAAAGAAGTGGCTATTGCCAGAAGATCTGCTCTTACTTATAAATTACAGGATAATCAAATTAAGGTTATCGAAGATTTGAGCATGGAGCAGCCTCGGACAAAAGAGTTTATTTCTTTTTTGCAAAACCTTAATGTAGAAGGAACAAAAGTTGTTTATGTATCAACAGAATTGGATAAAAACGTGCTTTTATCGGCAAGAAACATCCAAAGAGTACAGTTTAGCAAACCGCAACAACTTAATACCTATTCTATATTAAATGCGAATAATCTTATTCTGACAGAAAAATCTGTTGAAGTTATAAACGAAATTTTTAAAAAGTAGATTCACCGGAATTACAATTATAAATAGTAAATGATGAAAAATATTTTAATTAAGCCACTCATAACCGAAAAGTTTACCCAGTTGGGAGATAAACTCAACAAGTTTGCTTTCGTGGTTGACAAAGGCTCTAATAAAATTGAAATAAAGAAAGCTGTTGAAGAAATGTACGGAGTAACTGTACTGGATGTCAACACATCTGTAAGAGTAGGAAAGCAAAAATCAAGATACACCAAAACAGGTGTTATTTCAGGTAAAACCTCTGTTTTGAAGAGGGCTATTGTTACAGTGGCAGAAGGTGACACTATTGATTTTTACAGTAATATTTAATTAAGAGAAAATGGCAATTAAGAAATATAAACCAACTTCACCAGGTACCAGATCCAGAGTAGGTAACCTATATGCAGAAGTAACTACGGATACTCCTGAAAAGTCTTTGCTTGCACCAATGTACAGCAAAGCCGGAAGGAATAATCAGGGTAGAATGACTGTTAGATACAGAGGTGGAGGACACAAGAGAAAGTATAGAATAGTTGATTTTAAAAGAGATAAGCAAGGAATACCCGGCATAGTTAAGACGGTAGAGTATGATCCAAACAGAAGTGCTTTTATTTCTTTAATAGCTTTTAAAGACGGCGAAAAAAGATATATTCTGGCACCGGAAGGAATTCAGATTGGTGCAACGATTATAAATGGACCGGAAGCACCTATTGAAGTAGGGAACTCTTTACCATTGAAAAATATACCTTTAGGTACGGTAATTCACAATATAGAATTACAGCCGGGTAAAGGAGCTCAATTGGCAAGAAGTGCCGGTACTTATGCACAATTGCTGTCTCGTGATGAAAAATATGCTATTGTTAAATTACCTTCGGGCGAAACCCGCATGGTATTGATAACAACAACAGCTACTATAGGAAGCGTATCAAATCCGGATCATTATCAGATAGTACTTGGTAAAGCCGGTGCAAATAGATGGAGAGGTCGCAGACCAAGAACTCGAGCAGTAGCAATGAACCCGGTAGATCACCCTATGGGTGGTGGAGAAGGAAGAGCTTCAGGTGGGCATCCTAGATCAAGAAATAGTGTGAAAGCTAAAGGCTTTAAAACCAGAGACAAGAAAAAAGCATCTAATAAACTCATATTAAAACGTAAGAAATAATTAGTTATGGGCAGATCAATTAAAAAAGGACCTTTTATAGATTTTAAACTGGATAAAAAGATTACCGCATTGAATGAAGGTGGTAAGAAAACAGTTGTTAAAACCTGGTCCAGACGTTCTACTATTACACCGGAGTTTGTTGGACACACTTTGGCAGTACACAATGGAAATAAATTTATACCAATTTATATTTCTGAAAATATGGTTGGACATAAATTAGGGGAATTCGCTCCTACAAGAAACTTTAAGAGCCATTCATCTAAGAAATTAAAATAAGATAAGAATGAAAGCTATCGCAAAATTAAATAATTGCCCTACATCTCCTCGTAAGATGAGATTGGTTATAGACACTATCAGAGGTGAGCAAGTTGAAAAAGCACTCGGGATTTTAAAATTCCAAAAGAAGGAAGCTGCAAGAAGAGTTGAAAAACTATTGGTTTCTGCAATTTCTAACTGGGAAAACAAAAATGAATCTGAGAGAATTGAAGATCACAATCTGATTGTAACAGAAGCATATGTTAACCAGGGAAGAACTTTGAAAAGATTACGTCCGGCTCCAATGGGAAGAGCACATAGAATCAGAAAAAGATCAAACCATGTGTTTTTAGCAGTCGAGTCATCGCAAATATTAGCAATGCCGCCTGAAAAACCGGAATTGAATGAAAATGAAAATGAAATTGTTGAAGAAAATCAAAATACAGAAGCTTAATTTTATACTATGGGTCAAAAAGTAAATCCAATAGCCAATCGTTTGGGAATTATTAGAGGATGGGACTCTAATTGGTTCGGTGGAAATCGTTACGCAGATAAAATAATCGAGGATGAAAAACTAAGAGATTATATCAAAGCGAGAATCAGTAAGGGTGGAATTTCTAAAATTGTAATTGAAAGGACTTTAAAGAGAGTTACAATAACTATACATACATCTCGTCCCGGAATTATTATCGGAAAAGGTGGATCTGAAGTTGATAAGCTTAAAGAAGAGTTAAAAAAATGGTCTAATAAAGATGTTCAATTGAATATCGTTGAAATCAGAAGACCTGAAACAGATGCAACGATTGTTGCTGAAACTATTGCCAGACAGCTGGAAGCCAGAGTGAATTTCAAAAGAGCATGTAAAATGGCTTTATCCTCTGCAATGCGTATGGGAGCTGAAGGTATTAAAATCCGTGCTTCCGGTAGATTAGGTGGAGCGGAGATGGCAAGAACAGAAGAATTTAAAGAAGGTAGAACTCCTTTACATACTTTTAGAGCAGATATAGATTATTCTTTACAAGAAGCCAAAACGGTTTACGGAAAGATTGGAATTAAAGTTTGGATTTGTAAGGGAGAAGTATTCGGAAAAAGAGATTTATCACCAAATATTGGTGTAAAACAAGAAGGTGGACCAAATAAAAGAGGTGCCGGTACGAGAGCACCAAGAAGAAAACCTAAAAAGTAAATTTAAGACTATATAATTAACATATTATGTTACAACCAAAAAGAACGAAATTCAGAAGGGCGCAAAAAGGCAGAATGAAAGGGAATGCCCAAAGGGGAACTACCATTGATTTCGGTTCATACGGAATAAAATCCATGGAGTCGGCCTGGATAACGAACAGACAAATTGAAGCAGCGAGGATTGCTATCAACAGGTTCATGAAAAGGGAAGGTCAGGTTTGGATTCGTATATTTCCGGATAAGCCAATCACTAAAAAGCCTGCTGAAGTTAGAATGGGTAAAGGTAAAGGTGCTCCGGAAGGATGGGTTGCTGTAGTTAAACCGGGTAGAATTATGTTTGAAGTTGATGGAGTAAATGAGGAAACAGCAAAAGAAGCCTTGAGGCTGGGTATGCAAAAATTACCCGTGAAATGTAAGTTTGTGAAATCAACCGAATTAGGTTATTAAATTATAAAATCATGGCTAAGAAAAAATTCGATTTTGCAGAATTAACAACTCAAGAGTTGCACGAAAAGTTAATAGATGATAAGGTAAGACTCTCTAAAATGAAATTTAATCACACGGTATCTCCTTTAGATAATCCAATGGAAATTAAGTTTTTAAGGAGAGATATTGCCAGAATTTATTCAGAATTAAATAAAAGAGAAACAGAAACTACTGCGTCTTAAATCTACATAACATGGAAAGAAAATTAAGAAAACAAAAAATCGGACAGGTTGTAAGTAATAAAATGGATAAAAGTATTACAATCTCCGTACAGAGAAAGATCAGGCATCCAAAGTATGGTAAGTTTATTAAACTTTCTACCAAACTGATGGCGCATGATGGAGAAAATGCCTGCAACATTGGGGATACAGTAAGAATTATGGAAATACGCCCAATGAGTAAGAATAAAAAATGGCGATTAGTGGAAATTTTAGAAAGAGCTAAGTAATTAATTATGATACAGCAAGAATCAAGATTAAGAGTTGCAGATAACAGTGGTGCTAAAGAAGTTCTTTGTATACGTGTATTAGGCGGTACTAAAAGAAGATATGCTTCTATCGGTGATAAAATCATCGTGTCTGTAAAAAGTGCATTACCCAGCGGTAACGTCAAAAAAGGTAGTGTTTCGACAGCAGTAGTTGTTAGAGTTAAAAAAGAAGTTAGACGCAAAGATGGCAGCTATATTCGTTTTGATGACAATGCTGTTGTTTTATTAAATAATAATGATGAACCGAGAGGTTCCCGTATATTCGGTCCTGTGGCCAGAGAATTGAGAGAACGTCAGTTTATGAAAATTGTGTCTCTGGCACCGGAAGTATTATAAAAGTAAAAATTCAAAACGATGAAGTTTAAGAAAAAATCAATACCTGATTTTAAAAGATTTGCTCCTAAGTTACACCTGAAAAAAGGCGATACTGTAAAAGTACTTGCCGGTGTTGACAGAGGAAAGCAAGGTAGGGTATTAGAAGTGGATGCTTCTAAATACAGAGCATTTGTTGAAGGTGTAAATCTTGTAAAAAGACATACCAAGCCAAGTGCAAAAGAACCCAATGGCGGAATTATTGACAAAGAAGCTTCTATACATTTGTCAAACCTGATGCTTGTTGATCCTAAATCAGGTGAACCAACAAGAGTTGGAAGAAGAATAGAAGATGATAAATTAGTTAGATATTCAAAGAAATCCGGGGAGGTGATAAAATAATGAGTTACGTACCAAGGTTAAAAAAACACTATGATGATGTAGTTGTATCTAACATGTTAGAGCAATTTAAGTATAAGTCTCGAATGGAAGTCCCTAAGATTACTAAAGTTGTTTTAAATCAAGGTGTTAAAGGAGCAACGGCAGATAAAAAATTAGTTGATATTGCAGTGAACGAAATGACTTCAATTTCAGGTCAAAAAGCAGTCTCAACCAAGGCAAGAATCTCAGTTTCAAACTTTAAATTGAGAGAAGGAATGCCCATCGGAGCAAAAGTGACTTTACGCAGAGAAAGAATGTATGAGTTTTTAGATAGATTATTAGCTGTATCTTTACCAAGAGTTAGAGATTTCAGAGGTCTAAATCCAAAAGGATTTGATGGTCGCGGAAACTTTAACATGGGAGTAACTGAGCAGATTATATTTCCGGAAATAGATATTGATAAAATCAGTAAAATTACCGGTATGGATATCACTATAGTTACTACAGCTCAAACTGACGAAGAAGGAAAAGTTTTATTAATGGAATTAGGATTCCCATTCAAAAAATAATATAATGTCAAAAGAGTCTATAAAAGCAAGACAAAGAAAAAGAGAAAAACTGGTAGCTAAGTTTGCTGAAAAAAGAAAAAAGCTAAAAGATGAAGGTAAATTTATTGAATTATCTAATTTGCCAAGGAATTCTTCCCCGGTAAGATTACGTAACAGATGTAAATTAACCGGCAGACCGAGAGGTTACATTAGAATTTTCGGTTTATCCAGAATTAAATTCAGAGAATTAGCTTCAAACGGTAAGATTCCGGGCATTACAAAAGCCAGCTGGTAATATTAATAAAGAATCATAAATAGAGACAGATGTTTA contains:
- a CDS encoding 30S ribosomal protein S3; its protein translation is MGQKVNPIANRLGIIRGWDSNWFGGNRYADKIIEDEKLRDYIKARISKGGISKIVIERTLKRVTITIHTSRPGIIIGKGGSEVDKLKEELKKWSNKDVQLNIVEIRRPETDATIVAETIARQLEARVNFKRACKMALSSAMRMGAEGIKIRASGRLGGAEMARTEEFKEGRTPLHTFRADIDYSLQEAKTVYGKIGIKVWICKGEVFGKRDLSPNIGVKQEGGPNKRGAGTRAPRRKPKK
- a CDS encoding 50S ribosomal protein L16 translates to MLQPKRTKFRRAQKGRMKGNAQRGTTIDFGSYGIKSMESAWITNRQIEAARIAINRFMKREGQVWIRIFPDKPITKKPAEVRMGKGKGAPEGWVAVVKPGRIMFEVDGVNEETAKEALRLGMQKLPVKCKFVKSTELGY
- a CDS encoding 50S ribosomal protein L29 translates to MAKKKFDFAELTTQELHEKLIDDKVRLSKMKFNHTVSPLDNPMEIKFLRRDIARIYSELNKRETETTAS
- the rpsQ gene encoding 30S ribosomal protein S17 codes for the protein MERKLRKQKIGQVVSNKMDKSITISVQRKIRHPKYGKFIKLSTKLMAHDGENACNIGDTVRIMEIRPMSKNKKWRLVEILERAK
- a CDS encoding 50S ribosomal protein L14; translation: MIQQESRLRVADNSGAKEVLCIRVLGGTKRRYASIGDKIIVSVKSALPSGNVKKGSVSTAVVVRVKKEVRRKDGSYIRFDDNAVVLLNNNDEPRGSRIFGPVARELRERQFMKIVSLAPEVL
- a CDS encoding 50S ribosomal protein L24; the encoded protein is MKFKKKSIPDFKRFAPKLHLKKGDTVKVLAGVDRGKQGRVLEVDASKYRAFVEGVNLVKRHTKPSAKEPNGGIIDKEASIHLSNLMLVDPKSGEPTRVGRRIEDDKLVRYSKKSGEVIK
- a CDS encoding 50S ribosomal protein L5 codes for the protein MSYVPRLKKHYDDVVVSNMLEQFKYKSRMEVPKITKVVLNQGVKGATADKKLVDIAVNEMTSISGQKAVSTKARISVSNFKLREGMPIGAKVTLRRERMYEFLDRLLAVSLPRVRDFRGLNPKGFDGRGNFNMGVTEQIIFPEIDIDKISKITGMDITIVTTAQTDEEGKVLLMELGFPFKK
- a CDS encoding 30S ribosomal protein S14, which produces MSKESIKARQRKREKLVAKFAEKRKKLKDEGKFIELSNLPRNSSPVRLRNRCKLTGRPRGYIRIFGLSRIKFRELASNGKIPGITKASW